The sequence cccatttttgtttagttttatcatttgtttcctcattctctttttcttgcagtttaatatacatatttgttataaatttttaaattatcattgtgtctgtaatcacatattcaaaattacttccctctggtaacctcagactgcttcccaatttgtccttcaagttggatttcagttggtagtatgccaacactgtattgtgagttatattatatttatccttcatttgttcaaaggataataatttatttcctgaaaagcaattttctattcttttgatcccttttttctcccattctctaaaggaaaggttatctattgtaaaagggattagctgattttgcgtcagtattagttttggtaattggtaatttgttttattcctttctacatgaatcttcttccaaatattgagcagatgatgtaatactggagaattcctacgttgtacaaatttttcatcccatttatataatatatgttcaggtatcttctcccctattttatctagttctaatctaatccaatctggcttttcccttgtttgataaaaatctgataggtatcttaattgtgcggctctataataatttttaaagtttggcagttgtgagcctccttgtttataccattctgttaatttttctagtgctaaccatggtttcccccctttccataaaatttccttattattttctttaacgccttgaagaatttctccgtcaagtgtattggcaatgcctgaaataggtattgtatccttgggaaaatgttcattttaatacagtttatccttcctattagtgttagtggtaagtctttccaatgcactaagtcatcctgtaattttttcattagtggataacaattgtgtttatatagatggccgaggtttttatttatttgtatacctaggtatcgtattgcttgcatttgccatctgaatggtgattctttcttaaattttgagaaatccgcattattcattggcattgcttcacttttatttgcattaatcttgtatcccgacacttctccatattccttcaatttcttatgatatttattgataattctggttctattaagtatactataacgtcatctgcaaataaactgattttatattctttgtcttttatttttatcccttttattttattttctgttcttatcagttctgctagtggttctatggctaacgcgaacaataagggtgatagtgggcatccctgccttgttgatctgcttaagttaaattgctttgatatatatccatttactgtcactttcgccaatggccccttatataatgctttaatccaattaatatacttctctggtaaactgaatttttgtaatactttgaataaataattccattctagtctgtcaaaggccttctctgcgtctaaagcaactgctactgttggagctttatttccttctactgcatgaattaagttaataaatttacaaatatggtctgttgttcgtctttttttaataaatccagtttggtctagatttactatttttggtacatagtcggctaatctgtttgctaatagtttagctattatcttataatctgtgttaagtaaagatattcactgattccgtattcatttcaaagtacattttaatttgtctttcaattaattctctaaaatcctgccttttaagtagcatggagtttaatctccatctatacattcttggagggatatcctctaactctattgtcaatatcaggggtgaatggtccaataatattctagctttctaTTCTGTTTtacttactctgtcttgcatacgagctgataacaggaataggtctattcttgagtatgttttatgtctacccgaataatatgaatattccttttcctttgggtgttgtttcctccatatctccaaaagttgcatttcttgcatcaatttaattataaatttggttactttgttctttctgttaatttttttcccagttttatccatgtttgaatccaaattaaggttgaaatcccctcctattagtatgttcccttgcatgtctgctatcttcaaaaaaatatcttgcatatatttttgatcttcttcgttaggtgaatatacattgagtaaattccaaaactccgaatatatctgacattttataattacatatctccctgctggatctattatttcctcttctattttaattggtacatttttactgattaatatagctactcctctagcttttgaattatatgacgctgctgttacatgtcctattcaatctctctttaatttcttgtgctccatttcagttaaatgtgtttcttgcacgaatgctatatcaattttttcatttttcagtaaatttagcagtttcttccttttgatttggttatgtattccgttaatatttaaagtcatatagttcaacgtagccatttcatactttgtttatctttcctttctgtttcctcatcatcacctttccttcttatccatttctgctttcttgtttcgaacactttataagacaacatttctaaaacatcaaacatttccgtTATTCTCCTatataaaatttctttaaccccactatccccttcccttcctgagttgccctttgtcccttgtcgggcaaccacatctcccctctccatttggatttacgAATTCACTCGCGTcaattgatttcgcagtgaccgtaactccttcccatccagcccccccagaaaagattttaattttcatatataacaaaggtcactctcttaattccctccttacttcctctcttccctttctttcccttattaattcttatctatactctatatattttcccttaaatacggatacactcatgtacacacatatatacatacacacatatatatacccatatacacacacatacatatagtttgtggtcatttttactctcgttacatgtcttcatctctctgtctgttttgtagttgttctgcaaattttcgtgcttcctccggatccgagaatagtctgttttgctgccctggaataactattttaagtacagctgggtactttagcataaatttatatccttttttccataggatcgcttttgctgtgttacactcctttctcttcttcaggagttcaaaacttatgtctggattgaaaaaaattttttgacctttgtattccagtggctttttgtcttctcttattttcttcattgctttctccaatatattttcctctcgttgtatatcttaggaattttactaaaatggatcttggtttttgttgtggctgtggtttaggggctaatgttctatgtgccctttctatttccatttcttcctgtaattctggtcttcctaggacccttgggatccaatcttttataaattcgcTCATAttcgtgccttcttcatcttccttaaggcccactatctttatattatttcttctattataattttccattatatctatcttctgagctaacagctcttgtgtctctttaacttttttattagattcttctaatttcttttttaagtcctctacttccatttctacggctgtttctcattcttccacctcgtccactctttttcctatatctgacatgaccatctctaatctattcattttttcttctgcacttttaattcttctttttatttcactaaattcttgtgattgccattcttttactgattccatatattctttaaaaaaatatgtatccattgtcttgcccttcccttcttccatttctctatgttcttcttcttcttcttcctctgagttggtcatctgttgttttctttttactctcttctttcttgttcttgttgttttctatgttctcttcctgttgttgtgttgtagctgtcattctcagctgcggagatcgactcctcagctggtcccccctcccgtcagtgtttttttgtcatgcgcgactcctcgtgcatgcgcggttgcgcacttttacttggctccgcaagccatttttgtagtccgagctcggacttcaactgaccttagggagcgggcttctctctccgcggcgggcctcctcggacaggtaaggccttcactttcttcttccgatgtcttttcttcttctcttcttcccgttgctttcgacttttctttcttcgctgccattttcttcccacctttactttcactttattttaatttttaggtttgtgcctttgtgtttttttaaactttacccgagagggctggagttccccgatgggccactactccatcacgtgactcctatcaCACGGTTCTGCTTTCTGCAGCTACCGACTGTTCCGTCTGGTTCACCTCACTTTCACCTTCGATCGATTTGTGGCCATTTGTTGCGAGAACTTGAAAAGAAAATATTCCACGGAGAAAACGGCAGGCGTCGTCCTGGGGATAGTGACGGTGCTCAGCTGTTTAAAGAATATGTTCTGGTATTTTATGCTCACACGTGAATATCACCATTTTAATGAACCATGGTTTTGTTGGGATAGAATTGGTGTTGTCGAATCACCAGTCTGGGGAACAATCGAATTTCTTCATCAACTCCTCACCCCCTTTACAGCGTTTGTTTGATTCTGTTGCTCAATGCTGTCACCATCAGGCACGTCTTAGTGCTCAGTCGAGGACGCCAGAGACTGCGCCGTGCGAACAACGAACAGAGGCCAGGAGATGCAAGCATGGAAAGCCGAAGGAAATCATTGATCTTCCTGCTGAATATCTCGACTAATTTCATCCTGCTTTGGGCGGTCTTCACGGTCAATTCTTGGTATATGGAACTTTGTTTTGTATTCCCACCATTTTACCTGAGAGAAATGGGCTTCATGCTCCAGCTCTTTAGCTGTTGCACAAATACTGCTCTATATACATTGAGCCAAACAAAATACAGAAAAGAGCTGAAGAAGGCCATTAGATATCCTTTCAGGCTAATTACAAGGCACATTCACTTTCACTCCCGGAAATCCGCGGTGTTTTTCTAtcagtgctctctctctcccggCCCCAATGCCAAcccaaatattgttttaaaattaagGTCCTGCTGAACTGACGATCTTGGTTTCGCATGGATAACTGCGGCAGCTTCTAAATCTGGTGCATATGGAATCAGAGAAACTGGAGGGGCCATTTCATTCAGTCAAGGTTCCAAAATCGGCAGCTCTCTGCTGAACCTGAAGTTATTTCGCCACTTCTCACAAAATCaacgaggcagagagagagagagcaatgaTAGAAAAACAACAATCAGGTCAAAATTAATTAATCAAAGcaaaattctggtgtatattaacTGCCAGCAGAACGTGGAGGTCAACTGCGGGGAACAGAGAAAGGAGAACCAAAACGATTCAGGTATGAACAACGGAAGGGAATCGGTGATTTTTGCTCTTCTCTCCGTCAGGCAGTTTTCTCCTGTTGTGGGTGACAGTGACAGGGCTGGCAAATATTAATAACGATAGAGGTGATCTGTTATGTCCCGCTTACACTGCGACGGCACTTGGAGTCATGCTGAAGTCcttgacttccaggtcaaacacaCTTATTCATAGAATCACGCAAAACTACTTCAGAGAACAACTGAATGATATGGTTTAAAAAATCCGTCTCAGCTGCAACTTTCGTATGAATCACAATTATCTTATGCAAATATCAaacaaattctcttttttttcgaTTTAAACCATCCTCCCGCCGCTCCCTCCGATAACTTCAAAACAGTTGAACATTGTTTTGTCACGATTTCGTTTCTACGGACGAGTAGAACAATTGGTACCTGCATCTGTTGCATTTCATGTTCACTAATGGAATGagtgacaccgtgagcaggaaagggctttggcaaatactagagcgcatcggatgtcccccaaagttcctcaacatgattatccaactgcacgaaaaccaacaaggtcgggtcagatacagcaatgagctctctgaacacttctccataaacaatggcgtgaagcaaggctgtgttctcgcaccaaccctcttttcaatcttcttcagcatgatgctgaaccaagccatgaaagaccccaacaatgaagacgctgtttacatccggtaccgcacggatggcagtctcttcaatctgaggcgccttcaagctcacaccaagacacaagagaaacttgtccgtgaactactctttgcagacgatgccactttagttgcccattcagagccagctcttcagcgcttgacgtcctgctttgcggaaactgccaaagtgtttggcctggaagtcagcctgaagaaaactgaggtcctccatcagccagctccccaccatgactaccagcccccccccaccccacatctccatcgggcacacaaaactcaaaacggtcaaccagtttacctatctcggctgcaccatatcatcagatgcaaggatcgacaatgagatagacaacagactcgccaaggcaaatagcgcctttggaagactacacaaaagagtctggaaaagcaaccaactgaaaaacctcacaaagataagcgtatacagagccgttgtcatacccacactcctgttcggctccgaatcatgggtcctctacaggcatcacctacggctcctagaacgcttccaccagcgttgtctccgctccatccttaacatccattggagcgctttcatccctaacgtcaaagtactcgagatggcagaggtcgacagcatcgagtccacgctgctgaagatccagctgcgctgggtgggtcacgtctccagaatggaggaccatcgccttcccaagatcgtgttatatggcgagctctccactggccaccgtgacagaggtgcaccaaagaaaaggtacaaggactgcctaaagaaatctcttggtgcctgccacattgaccaccgccagtgggctgatatcgcctcaaaccgtgcatcttggcgcctcacagttaggcgggcagcaacctcctttgaagaagaccgcagagcccacctcactgacaaaaggcaaaggaggaaaaacccaacacccaaccccaaccaaccatttttcccctgcagctgctgcaaccgtgtctgcctgtcccgcatcggacttgtcagccacaaatgagcctgcagctgacgtggacttttaccccctccataaatcttcgtccgcgaagtcaagccaaagaagaagaatggaatGAGTGAAAGTGATCGCTTGTGGAAATTAATTCACTTTGCATAACAGATGTCGCGATAGAGATTGGCACTAGTCTGTTTAATTAATTGGTATTATTTTCTTTGACCCCCTATCCGCTGTATAAGTCATGAAATACAATGTATTGTAAACTTTCCTGGAGTGCTATTGGGCAGATGAGACACGAATCATTCTTTTGGGCATCGTATTCATTAGGGGCAAAAAAGCACGGTCCCATTATTAAAACTAATACGGTATCTGATACATGAGTTTATTTCCCCCACCCCGAGGATTTGAAAGCTTGTATgcaattttcttcctttttatttattaatgtgaAGGGCACTTTTTTGGACTAGAAGTAATCATTTGTTTGCTGTCAGTCAATGTTAATCAAATGCAGGTTTAATTCTGATTTCTGTTCTCTCATTTTATTACCTATTCTTGTTCTGGTTAGTACTTACGATGTTAATAATTGCTATCTTGCCCGCCGATTGGGTGTTATTTGAGTACAGACAATATGACCACTTTTAAAAGAACACCGGAGAATTTAAATGACAGCACTGCGGCATTTGAAAAGTTATATTGCGAAAGAAATGTTATTGGCAAAGTAAACATGAAATAAAGCTGCATAGATTTGGTAATGCACCAAAAGATTGtggcaaaataaaattaaaccaaGAACGTCATCAATATTACCCTATTTCGGCCAAATCTCTCAGGGTAGAATTTTGAATCTAATGAATAAATTGCAGTAGATGGAATTGcagccttgtgtgtgtgtgtgtgtgtgtgtgtgtgtgtgtgtgtgtgtgtgtgtgtgtgtgtgtgtgtgtgtgtgtgtgtgtgtgtgtgtagatatacactgtagagagagagaaatactgtatatatagagagatagacagatagatTTATGTCCTGTAAAAATAGAATTCATATATAAGCACTGACCAGTTGAGGAACTGCAATCTTCAGAGCACGATATGAGACTCAGTCTTTAATTAGTAATGAGAAAAAAGATTCTTAAATACATTATCAACCTTTTGGACTCTTTTGGCTGAATGGATTAGAATTAATCAAggatcaacattctcactgcttctatcaggaaagaggtattgatgccacaaaactcacaccaccaggttcaggaacagctgctacccctccaccaccagactcctcaacgacaaactcaaacagagactcatttaaggacccttaattgtgcactttattgattttctttttgttctctctgtattgcacagtcaatttacatttgttatctgtttacagtgatTTGTTTGTTTACAGGTTTACGCTGtgcacaggtttttttttgtactaccaattaatgataattctgccacacccgcaggaaaaaggaatctcagggttgtatgtgatgtcatatatgtaccctgacaataaatctgaaaagtaTGAACAAGTTTTCATTGGCCAATAGTTAAATGTAATTTGGATTATATTTTGACCTAGGCAATACACTTCTCTGGTTAATTGAATTCTCCTCACAAAGGGAACTCCCAGTGATACTGATGTTTGGGTGTGTTGGGCACTTTTAAGTGTGAAGGTCAGTGGTTGCATTCTCTCTTTTAAGTCGAAGATGTTGCTTTATACTTCTGATGTGAATGTTACTTGTAACACATGTGGCAATGCATGAATGTTGTCTGTCCTTAAACGTGGGTGCCAACGTTTCCTTCATTTGGTGTGGAgttgaaaataacatttaatatgatgttactgtttactataattgtggtaacatttgatgctgaatttcatgaccatattgaatttaacctttaagttcatatgaagttcaaaaattaaataaaattgaacttgcgTCAGAgccacctcaattagttacagtgctgTTCATCaaagtacattcagaataaaaacgagtggccaaacccagttaaATATGGGCCCAAAAAGGTGGAGTAACATTGGCAGAAGGTCTTAACATGCCcatagagttagacaaaggagaaaacaaGAGGTAGTAGAGGAACATCAGTCTTCATTGTTGTTGACatttccagacatgcaaggagcaggcagcaggaaacagaagaaCAGTGATGCACCCGTCTCAGTGCTCGGGCCTCCGgacaaacaaagagcaggcagtagGAAACAGGTATAAGTGTTTCATTTCCCAGACAAGGCCCAGTATCCTGCTAGTATTTAATAAATAGAAAGAAgtgtccgtaaatggttatatggttaagtgccTTGAATGGGAGACCTCTGTGATTGGGAGCATTCTGCGTGGTTTGGCTGAAgaacatcttcaatatctcactgcagcagtccacagTTTAAGCAGGATTTAAGGTAGCCCTAGAAAACGACGGTAACTGAACTAAACTACTACCGCTGAATGTCACAAACCTGATCGTTCATGAAATGCTTTAAGCGACCGGTAATGGAACACAAGACATTGAacctgttccagtttgcctaccctCCAAACCTGTCCACGGATAATAACAATTGACCTTCCTCTCCAACCTGGCTCATCTAGAGAACAATGCCCCCCATGCCAGGCTGTTTTTCATTGATTCCAGCCCGCAAAGGCTGGTGGTTAAACTATTCTAAACTCCAACTCTGCAAATTGGATTCTGGACCGCGTTACCAAAGTCAATCCGAGTTGGTTTCAAAACCTGAAGCTGCATCACGCTGAGCACAGGcgcacctcagagctgtgtggTCAGGCCGCTACTGTTCACGCTGTTGACTCCCGCTGGAACTGCCAGATTCAGTTGTCACAGAATCGTCAAGTTTCCGGATGAtgtaacagtagttggcctcatggaAAAAATGAATGATCGGCTTTGAGAGAGAAGGTTAAGCCGCTCGTGAAAGGGTATGAGAACAACCTGAACAACAACGTGAGCAAAACAAAAGAGATAATTGTAGACTTCAGAAAGTTGAAGGTCGAATATTCTCAATTATTCTACAACGGTTCCGTCGTGGAGAGAATAgaaagcataaagttccttgtggGAATAGAAAAGACGGCCTATCCCAGACCTATAACATCTCCTCATTAGTTAGGAAGGCACAGCAGAGCCTCCACGCCCAAAAAGAATAGAAGAGAGCAAAACTACTGGCCTCCATGTGGACAGTTTACAGAAGCACAACTCGGTGTTGCCTCGTTGCCTGGTTTGGTAGCCGTAAAGCATTGGACCGCAAGTCAGTACAGAGGACCATCAAAACAGCCGAGAGTATCACTGAGGTCACCCTCTCCTCTATTGACGACATTTACTGGGTGCGTAAATGTTATCAATAGGaattaaagaattattgaggaccctttccattcagCATACACTACCGACAAGAATCAACATCAtctggactgccaggctgggaaatgtgtgtgcctgtgtgtctgagctctgagagagagagagaaagagaaagagagagagagagagagagatattattgtgcactgtgtattgtgtgtgaatACGTGTGCACCATAATCAGGAGaagcgctgtttcgtcaggttgtaaatGTAGAGTCAGATGATAAATTCGAAACTGTTACTTCCTCAGTTTCAGAATCCTGCGGTGGTGTCTAATTTTGTGTTTAGATGTGCGTCTCTGTGTTATTTTCAAGTCACTTTTTGGTTCGAGAATTCTTTATGAATAAAAAGTGATTTCTCTGAGTGAGATTCTTTTTTGCTTGAAGTTTTTGTGTGTCTGAATTGATTATTGGAGATTCGTCGTTATTCTGAGGTGCTAAAGAATATTCGCACAACATTAGATCCAACTTCTTTAATGTGGAACCTCTGTTCAGGGTTGTGGCAGCGATTCCATGCTTTAGACTAGAGACTTCTACTTCAATATAATCAAAGTGAAGTCTTTCCCCTCAACCCAGTGACAGCAATATAAAGGAGAAATTTGAAACAGTAACAAACGAAGTCGATCAAAGACTGGAGATTCATTCAACTGGTTTATTTATTCATTAGTCGAATGATTGAATTTACAGGGTATTTCACCGCAGTCTTGAACTGTTCTCTGAACTTTGACTGGGTTATCGCATAAATGAATGTGTTTGTGCAACAACTTAAGTTGAGCAGTATAAATCCGACTTCTTCCGATACATATTTGGATGGAGTATAATTAATTGGATCTATTCCTGCTATGATATAGTACAAGAAATCTGTCACATATACCATCCATAACAGTATGAAGCTGCCGGACAAGGTAAAGAGCAAGATCACTGATCTTCGTCTACTTTCCGTTTCTGGGTCACGGCGATTCTGGTTTCTCAGCCCCTTACGGACTCGACTCACTGCTAAAATGTATCTCACTGTCAGTGCGTTGAGCAATAAAATTAAACCAAATGGGAGCAATGGACAAAGAATCGCATCGAACCACTCAAACCCCATCCATCCTGgttcaaggaaaatattttttttatccttGCAACCCCGCGGCACATTGTCGATTGTCACCCAGGGCTCTAGCGTAAAGTAAAATGGCACATTTTTTACGCATATCAGAATTGTGATTGTTCCTAGAATTATAATCGCTGTTTTTCCAGTGCAATAGTTTGCTTTCAGTTTCTGACAACAAATGGCGACAAATCGGTCGAAGGTGAAAGTGACAGTGAACCAGACAGAGCAGTCTGTGGCTGCACAACTCAGGGCGTATAGAGCACTGCAGACAGGCGTGATGTCCAAGAAGTTCCTTATAAAGTAATAATCAACGATCCTCCACAAAATGACAGCAGTAATAATGGTCAGCAGGTCCGCCACTGCCATCGCTACCAGGTAGCATGTGGTACAAGTGGAGAGCCCACATTTACTCCGGGACAAGATCACAATCGCCACTAAATTCACTGCAAAATATAGAAAAGGAAAAGTCTTTGTTAGTTTCCATATCTAACACTGCATGCTAATTAGGGTAACTCTCCAAAGGCTTGTCAATGGTGGCTATTCCAACAGAATTCAAACAGGGGATTAAAGGAAAGGGGGAAAAT comes from Narcine bancroftii isolate sNarBan1 chromosome 5, sNarBan1.hap1, whole genome shotgun sequence and encodes:
- the LOC138762927 gene encoding probable G-protein coupled receptor 139 — translated: MFETINSVKKIYFMILAIIGVPVNLVAIVILSRSKCGLSTCTTCYLVAMAVADLLTIITAVILWRIVDYYFIRNFLDITPVCSALYALSCAATDCSVWFTVTFTFDRFVAICCQKLKANYCTGKTAIIILGTITILICVKNVPFYFTLEPWVTIDNVPRGCKDKKNIFLEPGWMGFEWFDAILCPLLPFGLILLLNALTVRYILAVSRVRKGLRNQNRRDPETESRRRSVILLFTLSGSFILLWMVYVTDFLYYIIAGIDPINYTPSKYVSEEVGFILLNLSCCTNTFIYAITQSKFREQFKTAVKYPVNSIIRLMNK